A window of the Tunturibacter empetritectus genome harbors these coding sequences:
- the prmC gene encoding peptide chain release factor N(5)-glutamine methyltransferase, protein MTLRQAITNAAAELAANPHLSEHAHRDAELLLLHTLQISRVTLIAYPDRDLSPAQDALYQIAINRRRQLEPIQYITGEQEFYGLRLHVTPAVLIPRPETEHLVEAVLKLIPANQPVRLVDIGTGSGAIAIAIAVHLPLAEIIAVDLSLDALAIAEQNAHDHNVADRIQFLTSDLLAAIKSHGATFDAIVSNPPYIPESDRLTLHPQVREHEPAAALFAGETGLDLYRRLIPEALSALKPTGLLALEIGHGQQQPLTHLLAGWNDLTFLNDLQQIPRVALARKPNTSDLTDKNPNQ, encoded by the coding sequence ATGACCCTCCGCCAGGCCATCACCAACGCTGCAGCCGAGCTGGCCGCCAACCCACACCTCAGCGAACACGCCCACCGCGACGCCGAACTCCTTCTCCTCCACACGCTGCAGATCTCCCGCGTCACTCTCATCGCATATCCCGACCGCGACCTCTCCCCCGCCCAAGACGCGCTTTATCAGATCGCTATCAACCGCCGCCGCCAGCTCGAGCCCATCCAGTACATCACCGGCGAGCAGGAGTTCTACGGCTTGCGTCTCCACGTCACTCCCGCTGTCCTCATCCCTCGCCCCGAGACCGAACATCTCGTCGAAGCGGTGCTCAAACTCATCCCTGCGAATCAGCCTGTAAGGCTCGTCGATATCGGCACCGGGTCGGGAGCCATCGCCATCGCCATCGCCGTCCACCTTCCACTGGCCGAGATCATCGCCGTCGATCTATCTCTCGATGCCCTCGCCATCGCAGAGCAGAACGCTCACGACCACAACGTAGCCGATCGGATCCAGTTCCTTACCTCCGATCTCCTCGCCGCCATCAAATCTCACGGCGCAACCTTCGACGCCATTGTCAGCAACCCACCCTATATCCCCGAATCCGACCGCCTCACCCTGCACCCCCAGGTTCGCGAGCATGAGCCCGCCGCCGCGCTCTTCGCAGGCGAGACCGGCCTCGACCTCTACCGGCGGCTCATCCCGGAAGCGCTGAGCGCACTCAAACCAACCGGTCTCCTCGCGCTCGAGATTGGCCACGGCCAGCAGCAGCCGCTCACCCACCTGCTAGCCGGATGGAACGATCTCACCTTCCTCAACGATCTCCAGCAGATCCCGCGCGTTGCCCTTGCGCGCAAGCCGAACACCAGCGACCTCACGGATAAAAACCCGAACCAATAA
- a CDS encoding UbiA prenyltransferase family protein yields the protein MPEPPPRNVSLSERLRAHLAIARLDHSIKNLFVLPGVIVPLSVYPALFTPHLLITLLLAFVAVTLVACSNYVINEVLDAPFDRLHPTKRNRPAARGLVNIPAAYVQWLLMMVAGIAIGLTISRMFALVALILWIMGCLYNFPPIRTKDVPYLDVLTESINNPLRMLLGWYAVTSVLVPPVSLLIAYWMLGCYFMGLKRFSELSEIGDRAVAGAYRASFKRYTPESLLVSVVFYASTAMLFLGAFIIRYRIELILGFPLVAFTMAVYLKLAFKHDSAVQNPEKLYREPLLMAAFTSTALVMGLLLFVRIPRLEMFFTPTLPSATPPVVQPAPAAYLRPNSEQQRLRVSVKI from the coding sequence ATGCCCGAGCCTCCCCCGCGCAACGTCTCCTTGTCCGAGCGCCTCCGCGCCCATCTCGCCATCGCCAGACTCGATCACTCCATCAAGAATCTCTTCGTTCTGCCCGGCGTCATCGTGCCGCTCAGCGTCTATCCCGCGCTCTTCACACCCCATCTTCTCATCACGCTGCTGCTGGCATTTGTCGCGGTGACGCTCGTCGCATGCAGCAACTACGTCATCAACGAAGTCCTCGACGCACCCTTCGACCGCCTTCATCCCACCAAACGCAACCGCCCCGCCGCCCGTGGCCTGGTCAACATTCCCGCCGCCTATGTGCAATGGCTCCTGATGATGGTCGCCGGAATCGCCATCGGCCTCACTATCTCACGCATGTTCGCACTAGTCGCACTCATCCTCTGGATCATGGGCTGCCTCTACAACTTCCCTCCGATCCGCACCAAGGACGTACCCTACCTCGACGTCCTCACCGAGTCCATCAACAATCCCCTGCGCATGCTGCTCGGCTGGTACGCCGTCACCAGCGTCCTCGTCCCACCCGTATCGCTGCTTATCGCCTACTGGATGCTCGGTTGTTACTTCATGGGCCTCAAGCGCTTCAGCGAGCTCTCCGAGATCGGCGATCGCGCCGTCGCAGGCGCCTACCGCGCGTCCTTCAAGCGCTACACGCCCGAATCGCTGCTCGTATCCGTGGTGTTTTACGCCTCCACCGCGATGCTCTTTCTCGGTGCCTTCATCATCCGCTACCGCATCGAGCTCATCCTCGGCTTTCCTCTCGTAGCCTTTACCATGGCCGTCTATCTCAAGCTCGCCTTCAAGCACGACAGCGCCGTCCAGAACCCCGAAAAGCTCTATCGCGAACCTCTCCTCATGGCCGCCTTCACGTCGACGGCTCTCGTCATGGGCCTCCTCCTCTTCGTCCGCATCCCACGCCTAGAGATGTTCTTCACCCCAACGCTACCCTCCGCCACGCCGCCAGTAGTCCAGCCGGCGCCAGCTGCTTATCTCCGGCCCAACTCAGAGCAGCAGCGGCTTAGAGTCTCAGTCAAGATATGA
- a CDS encoding NYN domain-containing protein — protein sequence MPDVRVAVLIDGGFLRVEAKKAKRIYNPDYIERFALACKTADESLFRILYYDCALYSGTVKLPVSGLPHVFQSSDAWLHELSHKDLFAVRRGVLKFRGFKPKRTPVTNQAQLTDADFQPDFEQKGVDMRIGLDIAAYAANHAVERIVLVSNDTDCVPALKYGRRAGLQTVLIEPPKVRLAPELLSHIDFKRPVLWP from the coding sequence ATGCCCGATGTAAGAGTAGCTGTTTTAATTGATGGTGGGTTTCTCAGGGTTGAGGCGAAGAAAGCAAAAAGGATCTACAACCCCGATTACATCGAACGATTTGCATTAGCCTGCAAAACAGCCGATGAATCCTTGTTTCGAATCCTCTACTACGATTGCGCTTTGTATTCGGGCACAGTAAAACTACCCGTCTCAGGTCTGCCTCACGTATTTCAGTCATCCGATGCGTGGCTCCATGAGCTTTCACATAAAGATCTCTTCGCAGTTCGTCGTGGAGTGCTGAAATTCAGGGGATTCAAACCAAAACGCACGCCTGTAACAAATCAGGCTCAACTCACCGACGCAGACTTTCAGCCAGATTTTGAGCAGAAAGGAGTCGATATGCGAATTGGTTTGGATATTGCGGCATATGCTGCCAATCACGCAGTTGAACGGATCGTATTGGTTTCGAACGACACCGATTGTGTTCCAGCTCTCAAATACGGCCGCCGAGCGGGCCTGCAAACTGTCTTAATTGAACCGCCAAAGGTTCGCCTCGCACCCGAACTACTCTCCCATATCGATTTCAAGCGTCCTGTGTTATGGCCGTAA
- a CDS encoding cytochrome b/b6 domain-containing protein, producing the protein MPEKPTDKQEPVEELQPAAETPQVRGEAAPEISAAPMAEASDLAVDESAVSARSTGPASSVTANAVVAPVDVREPAAATIRLQKKHSLAIRWMHWVNFPVLFTMIWSGLLIYWNDSDNAYQHPHAVYRVGVGSLTVVRLFPPWFWKLINAPYRVTEGLGYHFFFMWIFAINGILYVSYLLISGEWRVLVPERRSFLDAIQVTLVDLHLRKGLPPQKKYNGAQKIAYTSVVLMGLGSLVTGLSIYKPTQVHWITSLLGGYEMARWEHFWLTMGFCAFFVVHVMQVILAGWNNFRSMVSGYEIVPATKTSLEEERRVG; encoded by the coding sequence ATGCCTGAGAAACCTACGGACAAACAGGAGCCGGTCGAGGAGTTGCAGCCGGCCGCTGAAACTCCACAAGTGAGGGGCGAGGCTGCGCCGGAGATCTCTGCGGCTCCAATGGCGGAGGCGAGTGATTTAGCGGTAGATGAGTCTGCTGTCTCTGCCCGTTCGACGGGTCCGGCTTCGTCAGTTACTGCGAATGCAGTCGTCGCGCCAGTGGACGTGAGAGAGCCTGCGGCGGCGACGATACGACTTCAAAAGAAGCATTCCCTGGCGATTCGATGGATGCACTGGGTGAACTTCCCGGTGCTGTTCACGATGATCTGGAGCGGGTTGTTGATCTACTGGAATGATTCTGATAACGCCTATCAGCATCCGCACGCGGTGTATCGGGTGGGCGTCGGATCGCTGACGGTGGTGCGGCTGTTTCCACCGTGGTTCTGGAAGCTGATCAATGCGCCCTATCGTGTGACCGAGGGGCTGGGGTATCACTTTTTCTTTATGTGGATCTTTGCGATCAATGGGATCTTGTATGTGTCGTATCTGTTGATCTCGGGGGAGTGGCGGGTGCTGGTGCCGGAGCGCAGATCATTTCTGGATGCGATTCAGGTGACGCTGGTGGATCTGCATCTTCGCAAGGGCTTGCCGCCGCAGAAGAAGTACAACGGCGCGCAGAAGATTGCTTATACGTCGGTTGTTCTGATGGGGTTGGGGTCGCTGGTCACGGGGCTTTCGATCTACAAGCCGACGCAGGTGCACTGGATCACGTCGCTGCTGGGCGGCTATGAGATGGCGCGGTGGGAGCACTTCTGGCTGACGATGGGCTTCTGTGCGTTCTTTGTAGTGCATGTAATGCAGGTGATCCTTGCGGGGTGGAATAACTTTCGCTCGATGGTGAGTGGATATGAGATTGTTCCGGCGACGAAGACTTCGCTGGAAGAGGAGAGGAGGGTGGGATGA
- the prfA gene encoding peptide chain release factor 1, translating into MFDRLDQLEARYEDLGRQMSDPTLVNDQKKFQGIAKQHRDMEPTVEKFREYRKIRDGIAEATAMLADPDPEVKEMAQAELDTLEPRLEPVEEQLKVLLLPKDPNDEKNVILELRAGTGGDEAALFVAEVFRMYMRFAEQHKWKVEILSQTESGIGHGLKDVTAIIEGENVYSQLKYESGVHRVQRVPATETQGRVHTSAITVAVLPEAEEVDIKIEAKDLRIDTFCSSGPGGQSVNTTYSAVRITHLPTNTVVSCQDEKSQIKNREKGMRVLRARLYEVEAERIHQLQAKDRKQQIGSGDRSEKIRTYNFPQNRLTDHRIGLTNHQLAMVMEGQIQPTIDALIAHYTAEKLKAEAEAA; encoded by the coding sequence ATGTTCGACCGCCTCGATCAACTTGAAGCCCGTTACGAAGACCTCGGCAGGCAGATGTCCGACCCCACGCTGGTCAACGACCAGAAGAAGTTTCAGGGCATCGCCAAGCAGCACCGCGACATGGAGCCCACCGTCGAGAAGTTTCGCGAGTACCGCAAGATACGGGACGGCATCGCCGAGGCTACAGCCATGCTCGCCGACCCCGACCCCGAGGTAAAAGAGATGGCACAGGCCGAGCTCGACACCCTGGAGCCGCGCCTCGAGCCTGTAGAGGAGCAGCTCAAAGTTCTACTCCTCCCCAAAGACCCTAACGACGAGAAGAACGTCATCCTCGAGCTACGTGCCGGCACCGGCGGCGACGAGGCAGCACTCTTCGTCGCAGAGGTCTTCCGCATGTATATGCGCTTCGCCGAGCAGCACAAGTGGAAGGTCGAGATCCTCTCCCAGACCGAGTCTGGCATCGGCCATGGATTGAAGGACGTAACGGCGATCATCGAAGGCGAAAACGTCTACTCGCAGCTCAAGTACGAGTCCGGCGTCCATCGCGTTCAGCGCGTTCCCGCGACCGAAACCCAAGGCCGCGTCCACACCTCCGCCATCACCGTCGCCGTTCTACCCGAGGCCGAAGAGGTCGACATCAAGATTGAAGCCAAGGATCTGCGCATCGACACCTTCTGCTCTTCCGGACCCGGCGGACAGTCGGTGAACACCACCTACTCCGCAGTCCGCATCACGCATCTGCCGACCAACACCGTCGTCAGCTGCCAGGACGAAAAGTCGCAGATCAAGAATCGCGAGAAGGGAATGCGTGTCCTCCGCGCCCGCCTCTATGAAGTGGAGGCCGAACGCATCCACCAACTCCAGGCGAAGGATCGCAAGCAGCAGATCGGCTCCGGCGACCGCAGCGAGAAGATCCGCACCTACAACTTCCCTCAGAACCGCCTCACCGATCACCGCATCGGCCTCACCAACCACCAGCTCGCGATGGTGATGGAAGGCCAGATTCAGCCCACCATCGACGCACTCATCGCGCACTACACCGCGGAAAAGCTCAAAGCCGAAGCAGAGGCTGCCTGA
- a CDS encoding NAD(P)/FAD-dependent oxidoreductase — protein MSRRAVIIGAGPAGLTAGLELLRRSDVRPIILEASEEIGGISRTIKYKGNRMDIGGHRFFSKSDRVMQWWVDLMPPDVGDAGSEPEISYQGKKRMVAVPARLPEEPVLRGAGPIDPHAAEEIEDKAENEGPVEMMVTAATPDPDPDLVMLIRPRKSRIYYLRKFFDYPITLTATTLKNLGVVRTFRVGTSYMKSQVSQIAPEKSLEDFLINRFGRQLYLTFFKSYTEKVWGTPCNEISAEWGAQRIKGLSLTTAVKHFLKKAFGGKAKTGDLAQKGTDTSLIERFMYPKFGPGQLWEHVADLVREGGGEIHMGLKVDRIHCSREGGVKRVVSVDAVNAEGERQTFAGDYFFSTMPMRELVEAMDAPVPENVREVSAGLQYRDFITVGLLVDRLKVKEPDGGLLKDTWIYVQEPDVVLGRLQIFNNWSPYLVADPTKVWIGLEYFCYDTDDLWKMPDEELKKFAIAEVAKIGILNAEDVSDGHVVRVPKTYPAYFGTYDRFDELREFTDGFENLFLVGRNGMHKYNNQDHSMLTAMTAVDGIVAGHIDKAALWGINTEQEYHEEKK, from the coding sequence ATGTCACGGAGAGCAGTGATTATCGGTGCTGGACCTGCAGGGCTGACTGCAGGGTTGGAGTTGCTGAGACGGTCGGATGTCAGGCCGATCATTCTTGAGGCGAGCGAGGAGATTGGCGGAATCTCGCGCACCATCAAGTACAAGGGCAACCGAATGGATATCGGCGGCCATCGTTTTTTTTCCAAGAGCGATCGCGTGATGCAGTGGTGGGTGGACCTGATGCCGCCCGATGTCGGCGATGCGGGTTCTGAGCCGGAGATTTCGTACCAGGGAAAGAAGCGGATGGTCGCCGTGCCGGCCCGGCTACCGGAGGAGCCTGTGCTGCGTGGGGCCGGGCCGATTGATCCGCATGCGGCGGAAGAGATCGAGGATAAGGCAGAGAACGAAGGGCCGGTAGAGATGATGGTGACGGCAGCGACGCCGGATCCTGATCCGGACCTGGTGATGCTGATCCGTCCGCGTAAGAGCAGGATCTATTATCTGCGGAAGTTCTTTGACTATCCAATTACGTTGACGGCGACGACGTTGAAGAATCTGGGAGTTGTCAGGACGTTCCGTGTCGGTACGAGCTATATGAAGTCGCAGGTGAGCCAAATTGCGCCGGAGAAGAGTCTGGAAGATTTTTTGATCAACCGGTTTGGTCGGCAGCTCTATCTAACGTTCTTCAAGAGTTATACGGAGAAGGTTTGGGGTACGCCCTGCAATGAGATCTCGGCGGAGTGGGGAGCGCAGCGGATCAAAGGGCTGAGTTTGACGACGGCGGTGAAACACTTTTTGAAGAAGGCGTTTGGAGGCAAGGCAAAGACGGGTGACTTGGCGCAGAAGGGCACAGACACAAGCTTGATCGAGCGGTTCATGTATCCAAAGTTCGGGCCGGGGCAGTTGTGGGAGCATGTTGCGGATCTGGTTCGTGAGGGCGGCGGCGAGATTCATATGGGTTTGAAGGTGGATCGGATTCACTGCTCGAGAGAAGGCGGCGTGAAGCGGGTTGTGTCGGTCGATGCGGTGAATGCGGAGGGAGAGCGGCAGACGTTTGCGGGAGACTATTTCTTTTCGACGATGCCGATGCGCGAACTGGTGGAGGCGATGGATGCTCCGGTGCCCGAGAATGTGCGCGAGGTGAGCGCGGGGCTGCAGTATCGCGACTTTATCACGGTGGGTCTGCTGGTGGACAGGCTGAAGGTGAAGGAGCCGGACGGTGGGCTGCTGAAAGATACGTGGATCTACGTGCAGGAACCTGATGTGGTACTGGGACGGTTACAGATCTTCAACAACTGGAGCCCGTACCTGGTCGCGGACCCGACGAAGGTTTGGATTGGGCTGGAGTACTTCTGCTACGACACGGACGATTTGTGGAAGATGCCGGATGAAGAGTTGAAGAAGTTCGCGATTGCCGAGGTAGCGAAGATCGGGATTTTGAACGCAGAAGATGTTTCCGACGGACATGTGGTGCGGGTGCCGAAGACCTATCCGGCGTACTTTGGCACGTATGACCGGTTCGACGAACTGAGAGAGTTTACCGACGGGTTCGAGAATCTGTTTTTGGTGGGACGAAATGGGATGCATAAGTACAACAACCAGGATCACAGTATGTTGACTGCGATGACTGCGGTGGATGGTATTGTTGCTGGGCACATCGATAAGGCTGCGCTGTGGGGGATCAACACGGAGCAGGAGTACCACGAGGAGAAAAAGTGA
- a CDS encoding VOC family protein — MIKQHLNGCSGPTLSLARYFTLALILFAPLLHAQPDTRTPPFNGFAHVALRVHDLAASVAFYEKLGFEQAFDLRKDNVPYESFLKVNDTQFIELHAANPTEPDAGFLSLCFEGADLQAINDDYRSHGLTPTPILKTTAGNLRFILGGPLQTSSPQTIEYTQYLAGSLHSEDQGKHLGPDRIGEKLVAVSVPMADPASARDFYINQLNFKPIANDPMSLHMPGESGQELEIIPATTGMHARITLESSNLGKAARHLHKEGIFAVKNGATLTVIDPDGNVLILETR, encoded by the coding sequence ATGATCAAACAGCACCTCAACGGGTGCTCTGGGCCGACTCTATCTTTAGCAAGATATTTCACTCTTGCTTTAATCCTCTTCGCACCCCTTCTTCACGCACAGCCTGATACCAGGACACCGCCCTTCAACGGCTTCGCCCACGTTGCTCTTCGCGTCCACGATCTCGCCGCCTCAGTGGCCTTCTACGAGAAGCTCGGCTTCGAACAGGCCTTCGATCTGCGCAAAGACAACGTCCCTTACGAGTCCTTCCTCAAGGTCAACGACACCCAGTTCATCGAGCTCCACGCGGCCAACCCAACCGAGCCCGATGCCGGCTTCCTGAGCCTATGCTTTGAAGGCGCCGACCTGCAGGCGATCAACGACGACTACCGCAGCCACGGCCTTACTCCCACTCCCATCCTTAAAACAACCGCTGGGAACCTTCGCTTCATCCTGGGGGGCCCTCTGCAAACCTCCAGTCCACAGACCATCGAGTACACCCAGTACCTCGCGGGTTCGCTCCACAGCGAAGACCAGGGCAAACATCTTGGTCCAGACCGCATCGGCGAAAAGCTGGTCGCGGTGTCAGTCCCAATGGCAGACCCCGCCTCGGCTCGCGACTTCTACATCAATCAGCTCAACTTCAAGCCCATCGCCAACGATCCGATGAGCCTCCACATGCCCGGCGAGAGCGGCCAGGAGTTGGAGATCATACCTGCAACCACCGGCATGCATGCTCGCATCACCCTCGAATCGAGCAACCTGGGCAAGGCCGCGCGCCACCTCCACAAAGAAGGCATCTTCGCCGTCAAAAACGGAGCCACCCTCACCGTGATCGATCCCGATGGCAACGTCCTGATCCTCGAAACCCGCTAG
- a CDS encoding molybdopterin-dependent oxidoreductase — MSDGQEEREEQEQRRKWESEKKDRDDDLERDWERVGERERRDSRAAEVEALDAGVRAQSGQRTRRSFVIAAAAAASGYGFYRWIDRSPGDQLIPRPLRKMLEFNARVSRGAFDERGLAPTYPVARSMELRTNGNYGLKMNLVPESYRLQMVGVEDAKRLPQYVEDVTAWEYQYVAKQDAGPVEHDTKVAPKAAAVVGNGSKAKADPNGDAGMGEGPMMQGGAASTMVGGGGDKKNEVKMPPAFEAAFAALKKAQGNKRPRGQEEAGMSDNTLDPGTPGLLLTMDDVTSLPHHELVTEFKCIEGWSQVVHWGGRRLADLIAKYPPERKPDGSLPKYVYMETPDGDYYCGFSLQACMHPQSLLVTEMAGRPLAQWHGAPIRLHMPIKYGYKQIKRIGLIAYTDRRPDDYWTKLGYDWYAGL, encoded by the coding sequence ATGAGCGACGGACAGGAGGAGCGTGAAGAGCAGGAGCAAAGGCGCAAGTGGGAGAGCGAGAAGAAGGATCGCGACGACGACCTGGAGCGTGATTGGGAGCGCGTGGGAGAGCGGGAGCGGAGAGATTCGCGTGCCGCAGAGGTAGAGGCGCTGGATGCCGGGGTGAGGGCGCAGTCGGGGCAGAGGACGCGGCGGAGTTTTGTGATTGCGGCGGCAGCGGCTGCGAGCGGATATGGTTTTTATCGGTGGATCGATCGGAGTCCGGGCGACCAACTGATACCGAGGCCGCTGCGGAAGATGCTGGAGTTCAATGCCAGAGTGTCGCGTGGGGCGTTTGATGAGCGCGGGCTCGCGCCGACATATCCGGTGGCTCGATCCATGGAGCTGCGGACGAACGGCAACTATGGATTGAAGATGAACCTGGTCCCGGAGAGCTATCGTCTGCAAATGGTGGGAGTGGAGGACGCGAAGAGGCTTCCGCAGTATGTGGAGGATGTGACGGCGTGGGAGTATCAATACGTCGCGAAGCAAGACGCTGGGCCGGTGGAGCACGATACGAAGGTCGCACCCAAAGCTGCTGCTGTTGTCGGAAATGGATCGAAAGCCAAGGCAGATCCCAATGGCGACGCGGGCATGGGCGAAGGGCCGATGATGCAGGGTGGCGCTGCAAGCACGATGGTTGGTGGGGGCGGCGACAAGAAGAACGAAGTGAAGATGCCGCCCGCGTTTGAGGCTGCGTTTGCTGCGTTGAAGAAAGCGCAGGGGAATAAGCGGCCGCGGGGGCAGGAAGAGGCAGGCATGTCGGACAACACGCTTGATCCTGGTACGCCGGGGTTGCTGTTGACGATGGACGATGTGACGAGCCTGCCGCACCACGAGTTGGTGACGGAGTTCAAGTGCATCGAAGGATGGAGCCAGGTGGTGCACTGGGGTGGGCGCCGGTTAGCGGATTTAATTGCGAAGTATCCGCCGGAGAGGAAGCCGGATGGATCGCTGCCGAAATACGTCTATATGGAGACGCCAGATGGGGACTACTACTGTGGGTTTAGTCTGCAGGCTTGCATGCATCCGCAGAGCCTGTTGGTGACTGAGATGGCGGGGCGGCCGCTGGCGCAGTGGCACGGAGCACCAATTCGGTTACATATGCCGATCAAGTACGGTTACAAACAGATCAAACGGATTGGGCTGATCGCATACACCGACAGACGGCCTGATGACTACTGGACAAAGCTGGGGTATGACTGGTATGCGGGGCTTTGA
- a CDS encoding DUF4440 domain-containing protein, with protein sequence MTKSELQDHLYALEERLLHPDRETDRRALIPLFADEYREFCTSGRVFNRQQTIDVLLSSAARPATIHHFYIAQLAENVVHATYRATTSVAVSHRSSLWIFRDNRWQLLFHQGTIAS encoded by the coding sequence ATGACTAAGTCCGAACTTCAAGACCATCTCTATGCACTCGAAGAGCGTCTCCTCCATCCTGACCGGGAGACTGACCGCAGAGCCCTCATTCCACTCTTCGCCGACGAGTACAGGGAGTTCTGCACCTCCGGCCGCGTCTTCAATCGCCAACAGACCATCGATGTGCTCTTATCCAGCGCAGCTCGCCCCGCAACCATCCACCACTTCTACATCGCGCAGCTCGCAGAGAATGTCGTCCACGCCACCTATCGTGCCACCACCTCAGTCGCCGTCTCCCATCGCTCCTCACTCTGGATCTTTCGCGACAACCGCTGGCAGCTCCTCTTCCATCAAGGCACCATCGCCAGCTGA